CCATAGATCCTCCTGCACATCTGCAGCGCCTCTTCACTGTAGCTGATTGCCTTCCTGTTGTCACCCAGATTCAGCCAGGCTGttcccaggttgttgagtgagCCAGCAATGTGGggatgtgctgtactctgaCCATGGGTGTTCCTTTGTATCTGCAGTGCTTGCTCATAATAGTTGATAGCTTTCCTGTTATTACCTAGACCACGCCAGGCTCCACCAAGGTTGTTGAGTGCTGTGGCAATGTCAGGGTGTGCCGTACTATGGCCATAAATGCTCTTtttcatctgcagtgcctgttcaaggTAGCTTATGGCTTTCTTGTGATCACCCAGCCTTTGCCAAGTTAAACCAAGATTGTTTAGCGATATAGCTATGTTGGGGTGTGCCATAATATGACCATAGACACTTCTgtgcatctgcagtgcctgttcaaagTAGCTGATTGACTTGTGATAACTGCCTATACCACTCCAAGCACCTCCAAGATTACTCAAAAGTTGCATTTTCTCGTCCGTGTCTTCAATCTTTTCCAGGGCCTCATCGTAGCAGCCTATAGCCAACCTGTCTTTGCATAACTCAGAGTACATTGTTCCTTGTACTGTTGGAGAATTGTCATAAAGGTCAGGAAAAGAATGTACAATAATTGACTTCCTCTCTGACCATTTAGACAAAGCTCTTTTTAGAGGAACTACTGTATAATAGTATCTAAAAAGCTGTCTTTCATTTGGTAGGTGGAAAACTGGCTTCAGTGATTCtaagtttgcttgtttgtcatATATGGATTGTTCGAACGATTCTTGTCCATCCAGTACTTTTTCCATTGATCCCAAAGCTGAcaggttttccttctgtccaccatttgcaaggtaggttctgagcctgagttctgctgagatgctggtaaGCACTGTCAGGTGGTGTGCATTGTTGGGACTGATGACCTGTTGGTTAGCCATGTCTTCTATTGTTTCCCAAACTGTGGTAGGCATAACGTGTGAGGACAGTGCCAAGTAGTCCACTGCTACAGCTGGGAAGCGATAGATTTCTTTTTTAACGTCAATCAGCCTTGCTGTAACCGTTTCCTTACCACTGTAGGATTTGATGTCTTCCTTCATTGTCTCCTGTGCCAATTGTAGACCCATTTTACCTTCTTCAGCTTGCAATATCTTTACTGTGATGGCCAtgtatgtgtcaatcaaatcctGGTTCCCTGCTATCAGGCATGGGTTTCTCAAGATGGTGGCCAAGTGATATGATCCTTCTTTCAGGTataacgtgacgtcattttgtaattttgaaacCATGTTTTTTGGTGTGCAGATGAGTTCACATTGTTCTGTGCTCATTGTTCCCTgcctgcccagtggagtcttacttgcctttggcatggagccatcaaatgcaaacccacgaggtgtaacagagtcatagtaccagcTGTCTAGTGGATTTTTGGAGTAGAAGTCATTGAGAGATTTTATTCCCAGAgctgggagaatggtttctcccaggttgaccaCTTTGAGGTGTAGGTAGTGGGTGAGGTTGCAGAAATACACAAGACATCCCTCACTTTCTTCTTCTACcaagatggcaaactccaggtctgagtatggagttaccagtcctgtggcctgtgaacccaaacctatcagggcatacttacagggagggggacccattaaCCCAATACACTCTTCTACAAGCTGGCTGATCAACTTCTTCCTTTCTTGTGCAATGTTCTCAAACAAGTGTCTGACAGCCTGAGCtcgttttgcctctatctctttgacacatgggtcatcctcatcatgtacatagggatccagctgctggtcaatggtttccatctccagcttgatctgTTCCCGCAACTTCTTCAgctgtttcttacatttttctgTATCACCTTGACTGGGAATGTGTTGTATGCCTAAGATACTTTTGAGAAATAATGGCTCTACTTCTTTAATTGCTGTTACTATCTTATCATTGAGGAATTCGTCTGTAGACCTGGCTATCgctgcattgtagagtgctgctgctttgacaaagtctcccccgtctcctgtctgctgacctcgcttactgtagacatcccccaacttgcacaggggctccacctctctctggtactgctgggCTGGGGCATCTTGAAACAAATAgtaaagaaatatttcagaatcTCTGTTACTTGGTGAAGTTCAAgcttttgaattgtttttgtctCTGCCATTTTGTGTTCTTCTTTGTCCACATGTACAGTTATTTGGATTATAAGTAAACTCACCCGTCGTACCATCAATTGAATGACAAGAAATTGATGATAAAAATCATGGTGTAAACAAAGGGTCAGACTTGCAAGAGTGTCAAgaagtagagttcagaggtggAAGAACTAGTCATGTATCAGACATgtcagacattccaggtcatgggttcaatggaagaggctactaattgACAgggaggtatttttttttatatgtctGCTTGTAACAAGTTGTGTTTTCAAtaaacattttatttatttatttatttcaatggACACATGTGCATATCaatcaaaaccttatttgcaaacaaaacaatgatCATACAGAGATTTGAGATCTTCGAACTTGTTAGTGTAGGAAGttgatacatgttgtattaATTAAGTCTTAAATCTTGCcttgatttgatttgacttgAAAAATCTTACCTTTTACATGTACCATCTTAAGTGCTGCTCCAAAGTGTTTCTCTGCTGAGTCCAAGTCTACTCTGGCAAGGAATGAGTCCCCTTTCTTAAGGTAGTCTTTGTACTGACTTAAGATAGAGGGAAAAACCTCATTAGGTATCAGACAGGAGATATGAACATGGACTTGAATAAGCATCATAAAAGTAGCATTTCTTTAGgcataggaaaaaaatgttgtgtaggtaggtaggaactatttttttcttgtactaggtaatttttttttgtaggcTTACCAAAACTCTAGCGATACACATTACAATATAGTGTTGAACAAAGttaactgaaatgcatgaagaGTTGAAGACTGTTATGTAAtccaatgtcaaactttaattttctgCATTATAGatacatttttctttcattagataggacaagcagtggtTTTACTTCTGaatcaataggaagcaggctgaataaaaattggtagctatgtgactccactgcccaccctaAAAAGTCAGGGTCGGCAGTATTTTCTAGGATAGATAGGGagacaggaaacacaacatgttttttcCTGAGTCTTGCTTaaaaatgttgatttaattTGTCATCTGCTGAGAAATGGACAAAACTTGACATGGAGGTTTCCTTACCTTTGCATGTCTGTAtcagtttttgtgttgtttctcGAATGGCGCTGTGTATTCGGCCATCTTCCTCTCAGTCGAGATTTGTTTGCTGATGATCGCTGTAGAATTCCATCCGTATCGTCAATGTTTTAATTAAATTTTTCATTCAACGTTAGATATTTCGTGGTCTGTTTCAATCGTACTTCAACTGATTTTGTCATCTAAAGCCACACCAACTTAATATGTTACTGAATGTTAGTTGTCAGATGAAAAACCAGAGCTCAATCTACCgatcaaaaatcacaaccataTAGCATGCACAGAACTTGTGATATCAAAACCCAAAGCCCATCTGCAGTTCCATAAGAAGTCGCTATGGGGGCtcgaaatctaatcatttcaaggtctcaataAGACCTATCaaccacatactaaatatcagcAATAACTAAGAGTcgtattcaagttttcctccatTCCCTCTGTTTTTATGATATCTActaatgtcatattttgaccGTGAAAATTATTAAAATGTCCAAAAACTAAGAAAAGACATTGATGACAGCCTATCAGTTTTCCTCCTTCAAAATGATAGTATCTTTCAAACACATTTTACACACAGAATTTACTGATGGTGAAACTATTATACTTACCCTTCTCATGATCACTGCGTGCCAGATTTTCACCATGTACAAGACTCGATGGTGCAGAGTCTGTTTTGTGTCTGTATCCTGGCACCTTGTCAGGGCCTTGCCGTACATGGCAGCTGCCTTGGAGAACTGGGATAAATTTGCAGTCTTCTTGCCTTTCTCGAGATACAAATCACCAAGAGATTTTAGCAACTCGAGCTCTAGAAATATGTCTCCATTTTCGATTGAAGTCACTAACATTTCTGTGTAAGTCTCTTCAACAGATGAGGATTTCTCGATACTTAGGTCCAGTCTGCTACAAAATTTTGCCACCCTTAGGACATTGTGTTTCGTAATTTTGCCTCGGTAGCCTGGAGGGAGCCACACAAAATGCGGAGTGTACCCCTGCAGAAGTTGTCtggagagtttctccatgtagccGATACGATGTTCCAGTGTTTGTCTCATGTCTGGGTCTGTGCAGCGCAGTAGGGCAGCAGCATACAGggcagcagccttgtcaaactctgCGGAATCTTTGCTGAGCTTGCCTCTCCGAAGATGCAGGTCTCCAAGACTTTTTAAGACTTCTGCCTCCATTGAGTGATCCATTGAAAGGATGGCCTCTCTCAGTGCCTTCCCGTAACCAACTCTTTTGCTGTGTTGACTCTTGAGGAGGAGCTCCAACTTTTGAAGCTTGTTTGCCAGGCTAGCCATCCTggtgttttcttattttcactGCATAATTTTCCAcatcaaatagaaaaaaaaatacatgacgGCTTTTTGTGACAAAGCACAAACATTTCCAAGGCATAGTGCTACATTCTTTGTACAAAATAATACTTGAAAACTCTTGCGATGATTTTATATTTACAGTTTGTAGGATGACAGGTATCAATTTAACTAGG
The window above is part of the Branchiostoma floridae strain S238N-H82 chromosome 14, Bfl_VNyyK, whole genome shotgun sequence genome. Proteins encoded here:
- the LOC118430624 gene encoding uncharacterized protein LOC118430624, encoding MASLANKLQKLELLLKSQHSKRVGYGKALREAILSMDHSMEAEVLKSLGDLHLRRGKLSKDSAEFDKAAALYAAALLRCTDPDMRQTLEHRIGYMEKLSRQLLQGYTPHFVWLPPGYRGKITKHNVLRVAKFCSRLDLSIEKSSSVEETYTEMLVTSIENGDIFLELELLKSLGDLYLEKGKKTANLSQFSKAAAMYGKALTRCQDTDTKQTLHHRVLYMVKIWHAVIMRRVSIIVSPSVNSVCKMCLKDTIILKEEN